In a single window of the Diospyros lotus cultivar Yz01 chromosome 10, ASM1463336v1, whole genome shotgun sequence genome:
- the LOC127811707 gene encoding TNF receptor-associated factor homolog 1b-like isoform X1 produces MGFHRPLPLIGTLTMMIAVCWERADRPFLYFDCQYRRELVRVYLTDVEKTCRRFVEEERSNLGKLIEDKARWSREKTDAILRIIVKHFFIEKEVTSTLVMDSLYSGLKALEGQTKSKIGRGQLLDAEELPVPIICIERDMFVLVDDVLLLLERAAVDDKGPQNRMKDECAGEEFNKDSIERDEGHLTELGRRTIEIFVLAHVFSKIEVTYQEAVALKRPEELIREDDLEHTDPT; encoded by the exons ATGGGATTTCATCGACCTCTCCCCCTTATTGGGACACTGACGATGATGATTGCGGTATGCTG GGAGAGAGCAGATCGTCCCTTTCTTTACTTTGATTGCCAGTATAGGAGGGAACTTGTTCGAGTATATTTAACAGATGTAGAGAAAACTTGTCGCCGTTTTGTGGAAGAGGAGAGAAGCAATCTTGGGAAATTAATAGAAGATAAAGCTAGATGGTCAAG GGAGAAAACAGATGCAATTTTGAGAATTATTGTGAAGCATTTCTTTATTGAAAAGGAAGTCACCTCTACCTTGGTCATGGATTCCTTATACAGTGGTCTGAAGGCTCTAGAAGGCCAGACAAAGAGCAAGATAGGTAGGGGACAATTACTGGATGCAGAAGAGTTGCCAGTTCCTATTATATGCATAGAGAGGGATATGTTTGTTTTGGTGGATGATGTATTACTACTACTTGAGAGGGCTGCTGTGGATGATAAGGGTCCTCAGAATCGTATGAAG GATGAGTGTGCTGGGGAGGAGTTCAACAAGGATTCCATTGAGCGTGATGAAGGACATCTTACTGAGCTAGGTCGTAGGACAATTGAAATATTTGTCCTAGCCCATGTATTCAG TAAAATTGAAGTTACATACCAGGAAGCTGTTGCTTTGAAAAGGCCAGAGGAGCTCATCCGTGAAGATGATCTTGAACACACTGACCCCACCTAA
- the LOC127811707 gene encoding TNF receptor-associated factor homolog 1b-like isoform X2, with amino-acid sequence MGFHRPLPLIGTLTMMIAVCWERADRPFLYFDCQYRRELVRVYLTDVEKTCRRFVEEERSNLGKLIEDKARWSREKTDAILRIIVKHFFIEKEVTSTLVMDSLYSGLKALEGQTKSKIGRGQLLDAEELPVPIICIERDMFVLVDDVLLLLERAAVDDKGPQNRMKDECAGEEFNKDSIERDEGHLTELGRRTIEIFVLAHVFRSYHFFSTSGRGPKSSFSSEFSPF; translated from the exons ATGGGATTTCATCGACCTCTCCCCCTTATTGGGACACTGACGATGATGATTGCGGTATGCTG GGAGAGAGCAGATCGTCCCTTTCTTTACTTTGATTGCCAGTATAGGAGGGAACTTGTTCGAGTATATTTAACAGATGTAGAGAAAACTTGTCGCCGTTTTGTGGAAGAGGAGAGAAGCAATCTTGGGAAATTAATAGAAGATAAAGCTAGATGGTCAAG GGAGAAAACAGATGCAATTTTGAGAATTATTGTGAAGCATTTCTTTATTGAAAAGGAAGTCACCTCTACCTTGGTCATGGATTCCTTATACAGTGGTCTGAAGGCTCTAGAAGGCCAGACAAAGAGCAAGATAGGTAGGGGACAATTACTGGATGCAGAAGAGTTGCCAGTTCCTATTATATGCATAGAGAGGGATATGTTTGTTTTGGTGGATGATGTATTACTACTACTTGAGAGGGCTGCTGTGGATGATAAGGGTCCTCAGAATCGTATGAAG GATGAGTGTGCTGGGGAGGAGTTCAACAAGGATTCCATTGAGCGTGATGAAGGACATCTTACTGAGCTAGGTCGTAGGACAATTGAAATATTTGTCCTAGCCCATGTATTCAG AAGCTACCATTTTTTCTCAACATCTGGCAGAGGACCTAAGAGCTCTTTTTCTTCTGAATTTTCTCCATTCTGA